The following proteins come from a genomic window of Dysidea avara chromosome 12, odDysAvar1.4, whole genome shotgun sequence:
- the LOC136241502 gene encoding ankyrin repeat domain-containing protein 50-like translates to MAESPEEYTTKLIHVAKKGLTGEVLRLLRKNELECAAVCDKHGRNCLHLAAIYGHFDTTLAILQTSLIDINSTNSKGLTPLHDACLECHSDIVLLLLSFGAHIMARSKDGWTCAMCACSSGHGQLAQMLFAAGCDVNALSRHDLSALHIAAWKGHVHVVEILIAEGSALDQKSKNGKTALDLARDEGHQECCAVLEAAMGMNTTDMSVRLKAVEGQLKVVQEKLQFSQESFSELLKKEKKQWENEVALMKEQHVKKINNLKEEITVLTDKLTSKMALGIPFPQVELSGPESPRPIRKHKKSSHHPRRRPTELPSTLTTHLITPVDSRLSKSADNLAQWGSMDNVDSDDGATKMNTKLSITELVEESLRKPESMASIRKELKEAKLTPKMQRKFGPCTGPPPLKEVQVVVSPSDEIKTSPLTQAHSQADQSNKQ, encoded by the exons ATGGCGGAGTCCCCAGAAGAGTACACTACTAAACTGATCCACGTGGCAAAGAAAGGATTAACTGGCGAAGTGCTGAGGTTGTTGCGCAAAAACGAGTTAGAATGCGCCGCCGTTTGCGACAAG CATGGAAGAAACTGTCTCCACTTGGCAGCGATCTATGGTCACTTTGATACGACCTTAGCCAtcctgcaaacatcactgattGACATCAACTCTACCAACAGC AAGGGACTAACTCCTCTACATGATGCATGCCTGGAATGCCACAGTGATATTGTTTTGCTGTTACTCAGTTTTGGTGCTCACATCATGGCCAGGAGCAAA GATGGCTGGACATGTGCTATGTGCGCGTGCAGTTCAGGTCATGGACAGTTGGCTCAAATGTTGTTTGCGGCAGGTTGTGACGTCAATGCACTTAGCCGA CATGACTTGTCGGCATTACACATAGCTGCTTGGAAGGGACATGTACATGTTGTAGAGATACTGATAGCTGAAGGATCAGCTTTAGACCAAAAGAGCAAA AATGGCAAGACTGCACTTGATCTAGCCAGGGATGAAGGACATCAAGAGTGTTGTGCAGTGCTGGAGGCTGCAATGGGAATG AATACTACAGATATGTCAGTGAGATTGAAAGCTGTTGAGGGTCAGCTGAAAGTTGTTCAGGAGAAGTTACAGTTCAGCCAGGAGAGTTTCAGTGAGCTCCTCAAGAAGGAGAAGAAACAATGGGAAAATGAAGTTGCCCTAATGAAGGAACAgcatgtaaaaaaaattaacaatctCAAAGAAGAGATAACTGTTTTGACTGACAAACTAACATCAAAAATGGCACTGGGTATACCATTTCCTCAAGTTGAGTTATCTGGTCCTGAAAGTCCACGTCCTATAAGGAAACATAAGAAATCTTCTCACCACCCAAGAAGAAGACCCACAGAACTACCCAGTACACTTACAACACATTTAATAACACCAGTCGATTCTCGTCTGAGCAAATCAGCTGATAACTTAGCTCAATGGGGAAGCATGGATAATGTTGACAGTGATGATGGAGCAACAAAAATGAACACCAAATTGAGTATCACTGAACTGGTTGAGGAGAGCCTTAGGAAACCAGAAAGTATGGCTTCTATTAGGAAGGAGTTGAAGGAAGCCAAATTGACACCAAAAATGCAACGCAAGTTTGGACCATGTACAGGACCTCCTCCACTAAAAGAAGTACAGGTAGTTGTCAGCCCCAGTGATGAGATAAAGACATCTCCACTAACACAGGCACATTCACAGGCAGACCAGTCCAATAAACAATGA